The sequence AATTTAACTGGTAGGTTCTGGCGCTGTCTGAAAAGAATTCAATGACCTTACCCCTTACGCTTTCCACCACGCCATTGTTGAGTAGTACAAGTTCGTCCCCGCAACCTACCAGTGGCCTTGTGGTCATTTTAAGGGAATTCTTTACAATTACGGTATCGGTGATACTACAGCCACTGACCAGGCTCGCTAATACATGATAAGGGCCTGTTTTCGAGACAGATATTTTCCGGGAGGTGGCCCCGGTACTCCATAAATACTGGTCAAATCCAGGCCCGGCGTCCAATTCGACTGATTCATTACACAAGCCAATTGAGTCCTGGGTAAATAGAGGTTTACCTGCTTCAACATCAACTTGTATGCTATCGGTTTCAGTGATGACCTCACCAAAGAAAATATCATCAAGTCCGAAATCATTGCCATTGGGCTGGGGAAGGACATCCACTATCTCAATGACCGCCGTTGTCTGGGACCCTGAATTCCAGGAAATAAAAAAACGGTCCCATTGCTGAAGATTTGTTGGTGCATTATAAATTGGTCCGAGTTGCGTACCATTGATGGAAAACCTGATCTGTGCAGTATTTAAATTGATCAGGGAACTGATCCATGTGCCAAATGCATATTGGGTATTGGGTTTCACAGCAATAGTTTGTTGCCAAACAATGAGTGCCGGATTTGCCCCATTTATTATCATGAAATTACCCTTCCCGGTCGTATGGTCTTTTCCTACAAAGAGGTTGTGGGGGAAACTTGCATCTTTTCCAATGGAGTAGCCATTGTCGGCCAGCGGAAATAAACAATTTCCTGTATTGCAATAGGTGTAATTGGTGATAAAATCAGAATTCCAGTTTTCAAAATCACCATTCCTTACAAGGTTATTAGAGATGACAGAACGCTTCAGGTAATACTTTCTGCTACTATCCGCTTTTATCACCGGATTCTGGATGGAGGGGTCGCTGAAAGTATTGGCAGGGGACCAGCTATAAGAAAATGCCGGTTCAGCAAATAATTGAACCTGGCTGTTTTTACAAACACTGGTGTCCTTATTGATGATGCCGGTCTGAGCGGATGCCTCTTTACCGGAAAATATAACCGCCAACAGCCAAAGCAGGTGGACCAATTTGAAAATGCGGTACTTATGGAAAGAATCAGCCAATCTATTGCCTGGTTTAATACGGTGAATAGATTTTTCAAGGAAAGGAAATCATAAAATACAAAAACATTCCGGAAAACCCGAAAAATGATGAATTATGAAATTACCAGTAGTAGGAAAATTAAACACAAGGCAGAGGATAAAAGGCATAAAAAAAGGATCTCAATTTTCATTGAGATCCTTAGTTGTGGGAGCACACGGATTCGAACCGCGGACCCGCTGCTTGTAAGGCAGCTGCTCTGAACCAGCTGAGCTATGCTCCCTGGGGAAAAAATAAGTGGAAGCACACGGATTCGAACCGCGGACCCGCTGCTTGTAAGGCAGCTGCTCTGAACCAGCTGAGCTATGCTTCCAATTTTATAAAGAACTGCCTGATTTCCAATTCAGGAGTGCAAAGATAAGGGCTGTTTTTGTACGGCAAAATTTTTTTGTGTTTATCTATTACTTAAATCGACCATTCTACGAGTTCATTCACCCATTCCGCCCTGAAAGGAGTATTAATCCTGATATAATTGTCGGTATACCCCTCCATCATTCCATTCTTTGAATGCCCTTCAAACAGCACCTTCCTTGTCTTACCGGCTTGTAATTGCTGGAAATATTGCTGCTTCATATAACCCAGGTTGCGCAGGGTTTTATTGCGTTCATTCCTTATATGTATGGGCACTATAGGTTTTATATCCAGGGCTGCAGTATTTGCCCGCTCCGAATAAGTAAAAACGTGTAGGTAACTTACATCAAGTGCATGCAGGAAATCAAATGTTTCCTGGAATGAAGCATCGTCCTCTCCAGGGAAACCAACTATTACATCCACACCGATGGAACAATCGGGCATCAATTGTTTGATTAGCTCCACCCGTTCGGCATAGAGTTCCCTTTTATAACGGCGGCGCATCAACGATAATATCCGGTTACTGCCGCTTTGCAGGGGTATATGAAAATGTGGCATGAATTTCCTGCTGTTGGCTACCAATGATATAATGTCTTTTGTCAGCAGGTTGGGTTCAATGGAGGATATGCGATAACGTTGTATACCATCTACTAAGTCAAGCGCCTGAACCAGGTCGTAAAAACTCTCCTCGTGGCGTTTATTGCCATCCGGGCCCTTTCCAAAATCACCCAGGTTCACACCTGTCAGTACAATTTCTTTCACACCGCTATCAGCCAGCTTGCGCGCATTCTCCAAAACATTGGCAATGCTGTCACTGCGGCTTTTTCCTCTTGCCATAGGTATGGTACAAAAGGAGCAGGTGTAATCGCAACCATCCTGAACTTTTAAAAAGGTCCTGGTACGGTCATTCACTGACCAGGAGCTGTTGAAGCCACTCACTTCTTCGATATCACAACTACATATTTTGGTTGAATCACCCTTGGTTAGGGAAGCCAGGTGTTCAGGAATATTGAATTTCTCGGCAGCACCAAGAACCAGGTCCACTCCCGGAATTTGCGCAATTTCCTTTGGCTTTAACTGGGCATAGCACCCAGTGATTACAATCATACTTTCAGGAGATCGGCGTTGAATTCGGCGCACTAACTGCCGGCATTCCTTATCAGCATTATCGGTAACGGAACAGGTATTAATTACATAAACATCAGCTGTATCTTCAAATTCCTTTTTTTCAAAACCATCCTGCTCCAGCAACCTGCCCAGTGCGGATGTTTCTGAAAAATTCAATTTGCAGCCCAATGTATGAAAGGCAACTGTTCTTTTTTCGGCCATAGGGCGGCAAAGATACGTAGTTTTGTCGCCATGCGGAAGAACCAACTGCTTATGTTAATTTCTGGAATTCTGGTCCTTTTATTGGTCCTGGTCCTTCAGAAAAATAATCGCCAATCCTCTGATAATAAATATTTTAACCGTGATATTCATAATTTAGCTTTTAGCCGTCATGCCCGGTGCCGAATGAATTGCCGCCAGGTGTCGGAAGCCGATGTACTGGATATTTTGAAAAACGGCACCATTAATCCCCAAAAAACCAGGCTAGATGATCAACCTTGTCCCAGTTTCGCCCTTGAAGGCTACAGCAGCCTTGACAAACAACACCTGCGTATCATATTTGCGCAATGTGAAGACCAGACTAAAGTGGTGACCTGTATTGACCTGGACAAAGAATTTTACTGCAATTGCAAATAATAACCCTGATGAAAAAATTCGGTATCGTACTATTTAGTTTGTATGGTTTTTTTATGTTTATCCTTTTAATGCTCCTGCTGTTGCCCGCATTTTTTGTGGCTTCATTTTTTGGACCTGTTAAAGGTGGGAATTGGTTTTATTCCATCTGCGGTTTTTGGTCTGATACCTGGTTCTTTTTCATTGGTATTCGGCCAAAAGTCCTTCATGAAGCAATTACCGCCGAGCATCGTCCATGCATATTTGTGGCCAACCACAGCTCCTATATGGATATTCCCATGCTGGTAAATGTGATTCGCGAACCAGTTCGGGTCCTGGGCAAACAGGAAATGGCCAGTATACCGGTATTCGGATATGTTTACAGGAAAGCGGTGGTAATGGTGAACCGCAAAGATGCCGCACAAAGGGCAAAGTCGGTGAACACCTTAAAAAAAGTCCTGAGCCAGGGAATTTCTATTTTTCTTTTCCCGGAAGGCACTTTTAATGAATCAGACCAGCCCTTGAAAGATTTTTATGATGGTGCCTTCCGGATCGCCCTTGAGACCCAAACACCCATCCAGCCCATTATATTCCCTGATTCGGTGAATAGACTGGGTCATCATTCAGTGTTTTCACTTAGTGCGGGAACTTGCCGCGCTGTATATTTACCCATGGTTGAAATGACAAACTTTACAGACCAGGGTATTGCCGATTTAAAGCAATTGGTATACCAGGAAATGGGTGATGCTTTGGTGCGTTACAGATCAAAATAATAGTAGTTGACCAAACTAGAATTATATCATGCAGGCATTCCTGATGAAGGTCTGCCGCTTTTTGTGGAAGTTCTGATTCCATTGGCATTACCGCGGAATTATACCTGGAAAGTACCAGAACATTTAAGTGTCGGTATTCAGCCGGGGGTACGTGTTGAGGTAATCCTGGGAAAGAATAAGAAATACGCCGGAATTGTTAAACGGGTCCATCATGAAAAACCCGAAGCTTTTGAACCCAAAGAGATTTTAAATGTGCTGGATGATAGCCCGATTATTTTCCCACAGCAATTAAAGCTCTGGGAATGGATGGCACATTATTATATGTGCAGTGAAGGAGAGGTGATGCAGGCTGCACTACCTACACATTTCAAACTTAGCAGCGAAACAGTATTGTTGTTTAATGAAGAAGCCGGCGATGATTTTACCCATCTTGATGAAGAAGAATATCTGGTTGCGGAAGCGTTATCTATCCGCAAGGAATTAAAGCTAACGGAAGTCCAGCAACTACTGGATGCCAACCATGTTTACCCGGTGATCAAAAGGATGATCGACAAGAATATCTGCCTGGTTTGGGAAGAATTGAAACAGACCTATAAAGAAAAAAAGGAAATATTTGTGTTGTTACACCCGGCCTACCAGCATGAGGAAGCTTTGGCGGGACTGATGAATAACTGGAACAAGGCACCCAAACAACTGGACCTTTTGTTGGCCTACCTGCATTTACTTAAAACGAATGGAGAAGTAATCCAGTCCGAATTACTCAAGAAGTCCGGGGCTAGTGCCGCACAGTTAAAAGGGTTGGTTGATAAAGGCGTGCTGATTACTGAAAAAAGATCGGTTGACCGCTTAAAACACCTTCCCCGAGAAATCAATATAGGTTCTGATCTTAGTCTGGTGCAACAAACTGCACTGGACCAGGTGCGCAGGCAATTCGATGAAAGGAATGTCTGCCTCCTACATGGTGTTACATCCAGTGGGAAAACACTTGTCTATATCCGGCTTATAGCAGAAGCCCTGGAAAAAGGGCAACAGGTTTTATTTATGTTGCCTGAGATTGCTCTGACCGCGCAGGTAATACGAAGGTTGCAACAGAATTTTGGCGGCTATATCATGATTTACCATTCCAAGTTTAACCCGAATGAAAGAATTGAACTTTGGAACAAAGTGAAGAATGGGGAAGCCAGAATTATATTAGGCGCCAGGTCAGCACTTTTTCTTCCATTCAGGGAACTTGGATTGGTGATATGTGATGAAGAACATGATACTTCATTTAAGCAACAGGATCCTGCACCACGCTACAATGCCCGCGATGCCGCTATTTACCTGGCTTCACTTTTTTCCGCAAAGGTGTTATTGGGCAGTGCCACGCCATCGCTTGAATCTTATTATAATGCTTTACAGGGGAAATATGGGTTGGTTGAAATATTCCAGAGATATGGTGATATTGCATTACCTGAAATTGTATTAGTCGATACAAAGAATATTCGCACCCCAGATAAAAGCAAGGTGATTGTTTCCCCCGCCTTGCAACAGGCCATAGAGGAAAGTATCGCCAGTAATAAACAGGTTATCCTTTTCCAGAACCGAAGAGGGTATTCACCTTACCAGGTTTGCCAGACCTGCGGCTGGATACCACATTGTAAGCAATGTGATGTTTCTCTAACTTTTCATAAGCTGCACAATAAACTGGTCTGCCATTATTGCGGAACCGTATACCCTCCGGTAACGGTTTGTGAAGCATGTGGGAACCATAATTTCACGCAGCAGAATTTTGGTACTGAAAGGATAGAAGAGAACTTGCTGGAATTATTTCCAAAAGCCCGTATCTCGAGAATGGATATAGATTCTGTAAGGGGGAAGCATGCGCATGATGCCTTGATACAGTTATTCGAGCAACAACGGATCGATATCCTGGTGGGTACCCAAATGGTAGTAAAGGGTCTTGATTTTGAACACGTTTCACTGGTGGGTATCCTGGATGCTGATGCTATATTGGGTTTTGCAGATTTCAGGGTGAATGAACGCGGGTTCCAGTTGATGGAACAGGTCAGCGGAAGAAGTGGACGTAAAGGAAAACAGGGCAAGGTATTGATCCAGGTCAGGAATACGGCACACCCGGTTTTACAATATGTGCAACAGCATGATTATAAAGCTTTTGCTACAGCAGAATTATTTAACCGGCAGCAATTTGGTTATCCACCCTATACAAGATTAATCCAATTGAGATTTCGCCATAAATTGCCAGAAACTGTGGCTGCTGCTGCCCGGCAATTGGCTGACTGGCTCAAGCCAGCCTTTGGCGCTTATATGGTTGGACCTGCAGCACCAGTTGTAAATCGGGTGCGTAACCAATACATCATGGAACTGCTGATCAAACTACCGAAGGATATGCATTTGCTACAACAATGCAGGGACCAGATCCAATTGCTTACGGCTCACCTGCACCAGCAGCCACCATTTAAATCGGTAATAATAACCCCTGATATTGATCCGCTTTAAGTGGATGCAGGCGCCAGCTTTTTAATATCATCATAGGTGTAAATAAAAATGCCTTTTTTCTGCGCCTTTGCTGCTGTTAACATAGCAGCAGCTACCTGAGCGGATGGTATAGGTTTATAGGCTCGCCATTTCCCGAATAACAAAGTAGAAAATAACGGCGCCATTACCTGTGCTATCCTTTCCCCGAACCTCTTTTCCTGCCGATGCCCAAGCAGTAATGATGGCCTGAAAATAATGACCTGGGGTATGATTTCTTTGGAAATAGTCTCTTCCACAATGCCTTTGAGCTTCAGGTAGAAATTATTGTTATCTGCGGCATTTGCACCAATGGACGAAACAAATACAAAACTAAATACACCAAATTTTGCGGCGGTTTTTGCGGCATTAACCGGTATATCGTAATCCACTTTACGGTAGGCATCCAGGTCACCTTTTACATTTTTCATTGTGGTACCTATGGTCGAAAAGACAGTTTCAGCGCCACTGATGGGAGTGTCATAGGCGGCGGGATCGGAGAAATCCCCAATAATATGTTCAGTCAGCTTCGGATGTTTCAACAGACAGGTTTTCCTGACCATAATGTGCACTTCCTCGAAATAACCATCATTTAGCAATAAATCCAGTAAAGTTCTGCCAATTAATCCGCTTGCGCCGATCAGTGTTGCCTTTCTAGCCATAACTTTGAGGTATTATTATACGATGCAAATTCAGGAAAATTTTCCGCTTCGAGCCTATAACAGTTTTGGTATCGATGCCAATACACGGCACTTTGCCCGCTTTAGTAATGATGATCAATTAAAGGAGTTGCTGCTGGCGGTACAAAGATCACCACTATCCCAGCAAAACCTGCTGATATTGGGTGGCGGCAGCAATATTCTGCTGACCCACGACCTGGATGGCTGGGTCTTAAAAAATGAAATCCAAGGTATTGAAGAGGTGCATGAAGATAATGAGTATGTATTTGTAAAAGCAGGGGCAGGGGAGAACTGGCATTCATTTGTGCAATATTGTATCAACCGCAATTGGGGCGGATTAGAAAACCTATCACTTATTCCGGGCAATGTTGGTGCGTCACCCATGCAGAATATAGGTGCATATGGCATTGAATTGGAAGATGTATTCTGGGACCTCGAAGCATATCACATGAATGATCATGCGATCCATACATTCACACAGGAGGATTGCCAGTTTGGGTACCGTGACAGTGTGTTCAAGCATAAATACAAAAACCAGTTTGTGATTCTGAATGTTACTTTCCGGTTGCGAAAACACCCGATCTACCATACCAGTTATGGCGCGATCTCACAGGAATTGGACAAAATGGGTGTACAGACACTCAGTATACAGGCTATATCTCAGGCCGTTATCAATATCCGGCAGGCAAAATTGCCTGATCCGGCGGTAATCGGTAACGCCGGCAGTTTTTTTAAAAATCCAATTATCAGCCGCCAAAATTTCGAAGATTTAAAATTAGAATATCCAGGTATTGTCGGATATGCATCACAGGGAGATACCGTTAAGCTTGCTGCAGGTTGGTTAATTGAAAACTGTGGCTGGAAAGGGTTTCGTAAAGGTGATGCAGGATGCCACGATAAACAGGCCCTGGTCCTGGTGAACTATGGCAACGCTACCGGCGCAGAAATATACGCACTCAGCCAGGAAATTGTCAATAGCGTTGCCTTTAAATTTGGTGTGGAACTGGAGCGTGAAGTCAACGTACTTTAGGCCATTGGTCAGGAAAAATCCTCTGAGTCAAAATCTTCTTCCCTGAATCCCGTACCCCCGAGGTTAACCATCGATCCAATAAGATCCTTGAATTCTATCTTATTCTCGATCACTTTTTTACTGATCAGGGAATAAGCAGAAAGTCCATGTAAAACAAATTCCATCAGCAAGGCAGTTTCTTTTTCATTAGCTTTTGGGAAATATTTTTTCACCAATGAGTGCAATCCATCCACGGTGTACAACTTTAAAGTTTTGTCTGTATCCGTGGCGTTAAAAAAGAGGTTGAGTGAGTTCCCTGCATCAAACCACCGGGTAATTGATTTATAGGGATTCTCCTCCTCTTTAGCGGATTCCTTACCTGTATTCCTTCTTTTCTTTAATGTTTCCGGATTAGGAAAAAATTGGTTGAACTGAGATCGGATCGATTTATCCAAAAGGTTCATGGAAACCTGGTATGGACCTTCCTGTTCGCCTTCATAAACCAACTCGATTTTCCCGGTTAGGGAAGGGATAATTGCAGTAAGGTCACTTACCCAAATTTGGGTGTGTTTTTCCTTATTAAGTATAGCTCGCCGTTCTGCAGCACTTACTGCATTTTCATATGCACTAATAGTTAAACGCGCAGAAACACCACTTTTCTTATCGACATATTCATTATTGCGCGCTTCAAAGGCAACCTGCTCAACGAGCTTTTTGATTAGGTCACTTACATCAATTAGGGCAGATTGCTCCGCATTAATATCGGCCTCCTGTTCGGTAATGGCCAATGCATGTTCCAGTGTTTTTGGATAATGTGTCAGGATCTGGCTTTCAATACGGTCTTTTAAAGGGGTAACGATAGAACCCCTGTTCGTATAGTCTTCAGGGTTTGCGGTAAACACAAAGAGTATATCAAGCGGCATTCTCAATTTGAATCCCCTTATCTGGATATCGCCTTCTTCCAGGATATTGAATAAAGATACCTGAATACGTGCCTGAAGATCAGGTAATTCATTAATCACAAAAATGCCACGGTTACTGCGTGGGATTATACCATAATGGATGACCATTTCATCGGCAAAACTTAACCTCAGATTTGCCGCTTTAATAGGATCAATATCGCCAATAAGGTCTGCCACACTTACATCTGGGGTTGCCAGCTTTTCGCCATATCTTTCAGAACGATGTAACCAATGAATAGGTGTTTCATCGCCATGTTGTGCGATCAGGTCTTTTGAAAATTTTGAAATCGGACGAAGCGGATCATCATTGATTTCACTTCCTGCAATTGTTGGAATATACTCATCGAGTAAATTGGTCATCTGCCGGGCCATTCTTGTTTTTGCCTGCCCCCTTAAACCAAGGAATAAAATATTATGGCGGCTCAATAAAGCCCTTTCTGTATCGGGTATCACTGAATCTTCATAACCAATTATCCCTTCAAAACTTTGCTCACCTGCTTTTAAATTCTTCACCAGGTTATCCCTCAATTCCTGCTTAACAGATTTTGGCTGATACCCTGATGCGATTAGTTGTCCAAGATTAGTGATCTGATTAATTTTCATGCTGCTTGTATACTTATATTGAAATGTTTGTTTTTTACCCTGTTTACGGCCCTTTGATTTTTAATAAAGAGTTTTCCTTTTGCCACTTTCAAAATCCTTAAATATAAATGCGCCCAAATGATCCAATGAGGCAAAATAAGCCTTGCCCTGGTTGGTTTCGGTAAATTCATTCACAAATCTTTGCAGGTATGGGTCTGAAGCGATCATAAATGTGGTGATGGGTATCTTAAGTTTTTTACATTGTGCAGCCAGGTTCAGGCAACGCGTGGTGATCTTTCTGTCGAGTCCGAAACTGTTTTTATAGTAACGCTTCCCAATTTTCAAACAGGTAGGTTTACCATCAGTGATCATAAAGATCTGTTTATTGGGATTCCTTCTCCTTCGCAGAAGGTCCATGGCTAATTCAAGTCCGGCTACAGTATTCGTATGGTAAGGTCCCACCTGCAAATAGGGCAGGTCC comes from Flavihumibacter fluvii and encodes:
- a CDS encoding lysophospholipid acyltransferase family protein, with amino-acid sequence MKKFGIVLFSLYGFFMFILLMLLLLPAFFVASFFGPVKGGNWFYSICGFWSDTWFFFIGIRPKVLHEAITAEHRPCIFVANHSSYMDIPMLVNVIREPVRVLGKQEMASIPVFGYVYRKAVVMVNRKDAAQRAKSVNTLKKVLSQGISIFLFPEGTFNESDQPLKDFYDGAFRIALETQTPIQPIIFPDSVNRLGHHSVFSLSAGTCRAVYLPMVEMTNFTDQGIADLKQLVYQEMGDALVRYRSK
- the mtaB gene encoding tRNA (N(6)-L-threonylcarbamoyladenosine(37)-C(2))-methylthiotransferase MtaB is translated as MAEKRTVAFHTLGCKLNFSETSALGRLLEQDGFEKKEFEDTADVYVINTCSVTDNADKECRQLVRRIQRRSPESMIVITGCYAQLKPKEIAQIPGVDLVLGAAEKFNIPEHLASLTKGDSTKICSCDIEEVSGFNSSWSVNDRTRTFLKVQDGCDYTCSFCTIPMARGKSRSDSIANVLENARKLADSGVKEIVLTGVNLGDFGKGPDGNKRHEESFYDLVQALDLVDGIQRYRISSIEPNLLTKDIISLVANSRKFMPHFHIPLQSGSNRILSLMRRRYKRELYAERVELIKQLMPDCSIGVDVIVGFPGEDDASFQETFDFLHALDVSYLHVFTYSERANTAALDIKPIVPIHIRNERNKTLRNLGYMKQQYFQQLQAGKTRKVLFEGHSKNGMMEGYTDNYIRINTPFRAEWVNELVEWSI
- the priA gene encoding replication restart helicase PriA, producing MTKLELYHAGIPDEGLPLFVEVLIPLALPRNYTWKVPEHLSVGIQPGVRVEVILGKNKKYAGIVKRVHHEKPEAFEPKEILNVLDDSPIIFPQQLKLWEWMAHYYMCSEGEVMQAALPTHFKLSSETVLLFNEEAGDDFTHLDEEEYLVAEALSIRKELKLTEVQQLLDANHVYPVIKRMIDKNICLVWEELKQTYKEKKEIFVLLHPAYQHEEALAGLMNNWNKAPKQLDLLLAYLHLLKTNGEVIQSELLKKSGASAAQLKGLVDKGVLITEKRSVDRLKHLPREINIGSDLSLVQQTALDQVRRQFDERNVCLLHGVTSSGKTLVYIRLIAEALEKGQQVLFMLPEIALTAQVIRRLQQNFGGYIMIYHSKFNPNERIELWNKVKNGEARIILGARSALFLPFRELGLVICDEEHDTSFKQQDPAPRYNARDAAIYLASLFSAKVLLGSATPSLESYYNALQGKYGLVEIFQRYGDIALPEIVLVDTKNIRTPDKSKVIVSPALQQAIEESIASNKQVILFQNRRGYSPYQVCQTCGWIPHCKQCDVSLTFHKLHNKLVCHYCGTVYPPVTVCEACGNHNFTQQNFGTERIEENLLELFPKARISRMDIDSVRGKHAHDALIQLFEQQRIDILVGTQMVVKGLDFEHVSLVGILDADAILGFADFRVNERGFQLMEQVSGRSGRKGKQGKVLIQVRNTAHPVLQYVQQHDYKAFATAELFNRQQFGYPPYTRLIQLRFRHKLPETVAAAARQLADWLKPAFGAYMVGPAAPVVNRVRNQYIMELLIKLPKDMHLLQQCRDQIQLLTAHLHQQPPFKSVIITPDIDPL
- a CDS encoding magnesium chelatase, with protein sequence MKINQITNLGQLIASGYQPKSVKQELRDNLVKNLKAGEQSFEGIIGYEDSVIPDTERALLSRHNILFLGLRGQAKTRMARQMTNLLDEYIPTIAGSEINDDPLRPISKFSKDLIAQHGDETPIHWLHRSERYGEKLATPDVSVADLIGDIDPIKAANLRLSFADEMVIHYGIIPRSNRGIFVINELPDLQARIQVSLFNILEEGDIQIRGFKLRMPLDILFVFTANPEDYTNRGSIVTPLKDRIESQILTHYPKTLEHALAITEQEADINAEQSALIDVSDLIKKLVEQVAFEARNNEYVDKKSGVSARLTISAYENAVSAAERRAILNKEKHTQIWVSDLTAIIPSLTGKIELVYEGEQEGPYQVSMNLLDKSIRSQFNQFFPNPETLKKRRNTGKESAKEEENPYKSITRWFDAGNSLNLFFNATDTDKTLKLYTVDGLHSLVKKYFPKANEKETALLMEFVLHGLSAYSLISKKVIENKIEFKDLIGSMVNLGGTGFREEDFDSEDFS
- the murB gene encoding UDP-N-acetylmuramate dehydrogenase, which encodes MQIQENFPLRAYNSFGIDANTRHFARFSNDDQLKELLLAVQRSPLSQQNLLILGGGSNILLTHDLDGWVLKNEIQGIEEVHEDNEYVFVKAGAGENWHSFVQYCINRNWGGLENLSLIPGNVGASPMQNIGAYGIELEDVFWDLEAYHMNDHAIHTFTQEDCQFGYRDSVFKHKYKNQFVILNVTFRLRKHPIYHTSYGAISQELDKMGVQTLSIQAISQAVINIRQAKLPDPAVIGNAGSFFKNPIISRQNFEDLKLEYPGIVGYASQGDTVKLAAGWLIENCGWKGFRKGDAGCHDKQALVLVNYGNATGAEIYALSQEIVNSVAFKFGVELEREVNVL
- a CDS encoding NAD(P)H-binding protein, producing the protein MARKATLIGASGLIGRTLLDLLLNDGYFEEVHIMVRKTCLLKHPKLTEHIIGDFSDPAAYDTPISGAETVFSTIGTTMKNVKGDLDAYRKVDYDIPVNAAKTAAKFGVFSFVFVSSIGANAADNNNFYLKLKGIVEETISKEIIPQVIIFRPSLLLGHRQEKRFGERIAQVMAPLFSTLLFGKWRAYKPIPSAQVAAAMLTAAKAQKKGIFIYTYDDIKKLAPAST
- a CDS encoding DUF4258 domain-containing protein; this translates as MLISGILVLLLVLVLQKNNRQSSDNKYFNRDIHNLAFSRHARCRMNCRQVSEADVLDILKNGTINPQKTRLDDQPCPSFALEGYSSLDKQHLRIIFAQCEDQTKVVTCIDLDKEFYCNCK